One segment of Stenotrophomonas sp. SAU14A_NAIMI4_8 DNA contains the following:
- a CDS encoding nucleoside transporter C-terminal domain-containing protein translates to MVEGLGRIGFGLFGLAVLIGITWLFSNNKRAVDWKLVVTGITLQIAFAALVILVPGGRDVFDALGKGFVKVLSFVNEGSGFIFGSLMDTKNYGFIFAFQVLPTIIFFSALMGVMYHLNIMQGIVRVMAWSITKVMRVSGAETTSVCASVFIGQTEAPLTVRPYIPKMTQSELLTMMIGGMAHIAGGVLAAYVGMLGGGDPVQQAFYAKHLLAASIMAAPATLVVAKLLIPETGTPLTRGTVKMEVEKTSSNIIDAAAAGAGDGLKLALNIGAMLLAFIALIALLNAPLTWIGDVTGLAAAIGKPTNLSTIFGYVLAPIAWVIGTPWADATTVGSLIGQKVVINEFVAYTELSQIVNGQVAGVSLSDEGRLIATYALCGFANFSSIAIQIGGIGGLAPERRHDLAKFGLRAVLGGTIATFMTATIAGVLTHFS, encoded by the coding sequence ATGGTCGAAGGTTTGGGCAGGATCGGCTTCGGCCTGTTCGGGTTGGCGGTGCTGATCGGCATCACCTGGCTGTTTTCCAACAACAAGCGCGCGGTGGACTGGAAACTGGTCGTCACCGGCATCACCCTGCAGATCGCGTTCGCGGCGCTGGTGATCCTGGTGCCGGGCGGTCGTGATGTGTTCGACGCCCTGGGCAAGGGCTTCGTGAAGGTGCTGAGCTTCGTCAACGAAGGCTCGGGCTTCATCTTCGGCTCGTTGATGGACACCAAGAATTACGGCTTCATCTTCGCCTTCCAGGTGCTGCCGACCATCATCTTCTTCTCGGCGCTGATGGGCGTGATGTACCACCTGAACATCATGCAGGGCATCGTGCGCGTGATGGCATGGTCGATCACCAAGGTGATGCGCGTGTCCGGCGCGGAAACCACCAGTGTCTGCGCCAGCGTCTTCATCGGCCAGACCGAGGCGCCGCTGACCGTGCGCCCGTACATTCCGAAGATGACCCAGTCCGAGCTGCTGACCATGATGATCGGCGGCATGGCCCACATCGCCGGCGGCGTGCTGGCGGCCTACGTGGGCATGCTGGGCGGTGGCGACCCGGTGCAGCAGGCGTTCTACGCCAAGCACCTGCTGGCCGCCAGCATCATGGCCGCGCCGGCCACCCTGGTGGTGGCCAAGCTGCTGATTCCGGAAACCGGCACCCCGCTGACCCGCGGTACGGTGAAGATGGAAGTGGAGAAGACCTCCAGCAACATCATCGACGCCGCTGCTGCCGGCGCCGGCGATGGCCTGAAGCTGGCCCTGAACATCGGCGCCATGCTGCTGGCCTTCATCGCCCTGATCGCCCTGCTGAATGCCCCGCTGACCTGGATCGGTGATGTGACCGGCCTGGCTGCCGCCATCGGCAAGCCGACCAACCTGTCCACCATCTTCGGCTACGTGCTGGCGCCGATTGCCTGGGTGATCGGCACCCCGTGGGCCGACGCCACCACGGTGGGCTCGCTGATCGGCCAGAAAGTCGTGATCAACGAGTTCGTGGCCTACACCGAGCTGTCGCAGATCGTGAACGGCCAGGTGGCCGGCGTGAGCCTGTCCGACGAAGGCCGCCTGATCGCGACCTATGCGCTGTGTGGCTTTGCCAACTTCAGTTCGATCGCCATCCAGATCGGTGGCATCGGTGGCCTGGCCCCGGAACGTCGCCACGATCTGGCCAAGTTCGGCCTGCGCGCGGTGCTGGGCGGTACCATCGCTACCTTCATGACGGCCACCATCGCCGGCGTGCTGACCCATTTCAGCTGA
- a CDS encoding aldo/keto reductase: protein MLYRRLGSTGLPISALSFGAWVTFGDQVARDESRNLVAAAWDHGINFFDNAEGYANGRAEQVMGDVIADLRLPRDGYCVSSKVFFGSAKDPRPTQRGLSRKHVTDACHAALKRLRVDYLDLYYCHRPDPDAPIAETVHAMDTLVRQGKVLYWGTSEWSAAQIQQALEVAARHNLQGPSMEQPQYNLLHRERVEVEYAPLYEAPGLGTTIFSPLASGLLSGKYDDGIPADARLGRDGMGWLQDLVLGDNAAARLAQVRRFSQVARELGHAPASLAIAWCLRNPNVSSVILGASRVPQLLQNLQALDVLAQMDEAGWARVEAAFV, encoded by the coding sequence ATGCTCTACCGTCGCCTGGGCTCCACTGGCCTGCCGATTTCCGCCCTGTCCTTCGGCGCCTGGGTGACCTTCGGCGACCAGGTCGCCCGGGACGAGTCGCGCAACCTGGTGGCCGCCGCCTGGGATCATGGCATCAACTTCTTCGACAACGCCGAGGGCTATGCCAACGGCCGCGCCGAGCAGGTGATGGGCGATGTGATTGCCGATCTGCGGCTGCCGCGCGACGGCTACTGCGTGTCCAGCAAGGTGTTCTTCGGCAGTGCCAAGGACCCGCGGCCGACCCAGCGCGGCCTGTCGCGCAAGCATGTGACCGATGCCTGCCACGCCGCGCTCAAGCGCCTGCGGGTGGACTATCTGGACCTTTATTACTGCCACCGCCCGGATCCGGACGCGCCCATCGCCGAAACCGTGCACGCCATGGATACCCTGGTGCGGCAGGGCAAGGTGCTGTACTGGGGCACGTCGGAATGGTCGGCCGCGCAGATCCAGCAGGCGCTGGAAGTGGCCGCGCGGCACAACCTGCAGGGCCCGTCGATGGAGCAGCCGCAGTACAACCTGCTGCACCGCGAGCGGGTGGAAGTGGAATACGCCCCGCTGTATGAAGCGCCGGGCCTGGGCACCACCATCTTCTCGCCGCTGGCGTCGGGGCTGTTGAGCGGCAAGTACGACGATGGCATTCCCGCCGACGCGCGCCTGGGCCGTGACGGCATGGGCTGGCTGCAGGACCTGGTGCTGGGCGACAACGCTGCCGCGCGCCTGGCCCAGGTTCGCCGCTTCAGCCAGGTCGCCCGCGAGCTGGGGCATGCCCCGGCCAGCCTGGCCATTGCCTGGTGCCTGCGCAACCCGAACGTGTCCAGCGTCATCCTCGGCGCCAGCCGGGTGCCGCAGCTGCTGCAGAACCTGCAGGCGCTGGACGTGCTGGCGCAGATGGACGAGGCCGGCTGGGCACGGGTGGAAGCCGCGTTCGTCTGA
- a CDS encoding hemin uptake protein HemP yields MNAQPVLLRPETLTLRDRPVRAVPAEEVIDSEALLKGRREILIQHGDRFYRLRHTSNDKLILTK; encoded by the coding sequence ATGAATGCTCAACCTGTACTGCTGCGCCCCGAAACGCTGACCCTCCGCGACCGCCCGGTGCGTGCCGTTCCGGCCGAAGAGGTCATCGACAGCGAAGCCCTGCTCAAGGGCCGTCGTGAAATCCTGATCCAGCACGGCGACCGTTTCTATCGGCTGCGCCACACCAGCAACGACAAGCTGATCCTGACCAAGTAA
- a CDS encoding TonB-dependent hemoglobin/transferrin/lactoferrin family receptor — MTRQTALSIALWMALPLSAHAAAEADAAPDAREFDRVQVTATRTERAVSDVAATVDVIDREQMDRHLVQDLQDLIRYEPGLSASRSATRFGLGSIRIRGLDGNRVRIQTDGIAMPTSFSIGSFSNANRNFTDLDTLKRVEIVRGPASSLYGSDALGGVVAFVTKDPTDYLKDGKDSYVGLKFGYDGEWQGLLGGITTAFGGDRWSGMVNINHRQGQETDNQGDVRSRNNTRTAANPQDRDGRSGLAKLVFAPSADQRFRLTVEGNEDSTDTDVLSLIDRTTTTGMKAHDTQERTRVSFAHEMDALDKAFADSLHWQVYSQHSETTQVTDEDRANRTRRHREFNFDQQVYGLQAQFNKAFSTGSVEHALTYGFEGARTEIRQKRDGYQVLANGQVTSTLLPDVFPVRDFPISKTTELGLYAQDEMRMAGGKLSLVPGVRVDRYELKPDVDSIFAQDNPGVAVTKLEKTSVSPKLGMVYRFTDAWSLFAGYSRGFRSPPYNDVNLGFTNFAFGYTAIPNPDLKPETSDGVELGLRFLSPAAYVSLSGYYNDYKDFIESQSLVGTNAQGLMVFQSRNIADARIYGAELKAGVDFGQISPALQGWALRSAVAWSRGDNKTEDTPLDSVDPMRGTVGLMYDTDTWGVELAGTFVKRKDRVASATVYRPAGYGVADLMAHWNFAPGATFNVGVFNLGDKRYIDWSNVGSTLSASSSVLDRYTSPGRTLSASLAVSW, encoded by the coding sequence ATGACCCGCCAGACCGCCCTGTCGATCGCCCTGTGGATGGCCCTGCCGCTGTCCGCCCATGCCGCCGCCGAAGCCGATGCCGCGCCCGATGCGCGCGAATTCGACCGCGTGCAGGTCACCGCCACGCGCACCGAACGCGCCGTGAGCGATGTGGCTGCCACGGTGGATGTGATCGACCGCGAACAGATGGACCGCCATCTGGTGCAGGACCTCCAGGACCTGATCCGCTACGAGCCGGGTCTGTCGGCCAGCCGCAGCGCGACCCGCTTTGGTCTGGGCAGCATCCGCATCCGTGGCCTGGACGGCAACCGCGTGCGCATCCAGACCGATGGCATCGCCATGCCGACCAGCTTCAGCATCGGCTCGTTCTCCAACGCCAACCGCAACTTCACCGATCTGGACACGCTCAAACGCGTGGAGATCGTGCGCGGCCCGGCCAGTTCGCTGTATGGCTCCGATGCGCTGGGTGGCGTGGTGGCCTTCGTCACCAAGGACCCCACCGACTACCTGAAGGATGGCAAGGACAGCTACGTTGGCCTGAAGTTCGGCTACGACGGTGAGTGGCAGGGCCTGCTCGGCGGCATCACCACCGCCTTTGGCGGCGACCGCTGGAGCGGCATGGTCAACATCAACCACCGCCAGGGCCAGGAAACCGACAACCAGGGCGACGTGCGCAGCCGCAACAACACCCGTACCGCGGCCAACCCGCAGGATCGCGACGGTCGCAGCGGCCTGGCCAAGCTGGTGTTCGCGCCCAGCGCGGACCAGCGCTTCCGCCTGACCGTGGAAGGCAACGAGGACAGCACCGATACCGATGTGCTGTCGCTGATCGACCGCACCACGACCACCGGCATGAAAGCGCACGACACCCAGGAACGCACCCGCGTGTCCTTCGCCCATGAAATGGATGCGCTGGACAAGGCCTTCGCCGACAGCCTGCACTGGCAGGTCTACAGCCAGCACAGCGAAACCACCCAGGTCACCGACGAAGACCGTGCCAACCGCACCCGTCGCCATCGCGAGTTCAACTTCGACCAGCAGGTGTACGGCCTGCAGGCGCAGTTCAACAAGGCCTTCAGCACCGGCAGCGTGGAACACGCACTGACCTATGGCTTCGAAGGCGCGCGCACCGAGATCCGGCAGAAGCGCGATGGCTATCAGGTGCTGGCCAACGGCCAGGTGACCAGCACGCTGCTGCCCGATGTGTTCCCGGTGCGCGATTTCCCGATCAGCAAGACCACCGAACTGGGCCTGTATGCACAGGATGAGATGCGCATGGCCGGCGGCAAGCTGTCGCTTGTGCCGGGCGTACGCGTGGACCGTTACGAGCTGAAGCCGGACGTGGATTCGATCTTCGCCCAGGATAATCCCGGCGTTGCCGTCACCAAGCTGGAAAAGACCAGCGTCTCGCCCAAGCTGGGCATGGTCTATCGCTTCACCGATGCGTGGTCGCTGTTTGCCGGCTACTCGCGCGGCTTCCGCTCGCCGCCCTACAACGACGTCAACCTGGGCTTCACCAACTTCGCCTTCGGCTACACCGCCATTCCCAACCCGGATCTGAAGCCGGAAACCAGCGATGGCGTGGAACTGGGCCTGCGCTTCCTGTCGCCGGCGGCGTACGTCAGCCTGAGCGGCTACTACAACGACTACAAGGATTTCATCGAGTCGCAGTCGCTGGTGGGCACCAACGCGCAGGGCCTGATGGTGTTCCAGTCGCGCAACATCGCCGATGCGCGCATCTACGGCGCCGAGCTGAAGGCCGGCGTGGATTTCGGCCAGATCAGCCCCGCGCTGCAGGGCTGGGCGCTGCGCAGCGCAGTGGCCTGGTCGCGCGGTGACAACAAGACCGAAGACACCCCGCTGGATTCGGTGGACCCGATGCGCGGCACGGTCGGCCTGATGTACGACACCGATACCTGGGGCGTCGAGCTGGCCGGCACCTTCGTCAAGCGCAAGGACCGGGTCGCCTCGGCCACGGTCTACCGCCCGGCCGGCTACGGCGTGGCCGACCTGATGGCGCACTGGAACTTCGCCCCCGGCGCCACCTTCAACGTGGGCGTGTTCAACCTGGGTGACAAGCGCTACATCGACTGGTCCAACGTTGGCTCGACCCTGTCGGCCAGCAGCAGCGTGCTGGACCGCTATACCAGCCCCGGCCGCACGCTGTCGGCCAGCCTTGCCGTTTCCTGGTGA
- a CDS encoding Hemin transport protein, with protein sequence MSRALSARRLSSSLPRVPLQVWPTPAQLAALGTVLCLYHADGSEIGGWRQAVSVHACQGVDSEGLRESLCFLDARGRCVWRLYLLPDSDFLAWDRLVAALPSAPPRDADGSVGERLWRRLAGHLGGQRWRLCALRLHAAEEGRTLAASLSTLSSLGAATARRIARLEGAEGELAIDDCCCADAARRPAPRAPDDLPLVRL encoded by the coding sequence ATGAGCCGAGCCCTGTCTGCACGTCGTCTGTCGTCGTCCCTGCCGCGGGTGCCGCTGCAGGTCTGGCCCACGCCGGCGCAGCTGGCCGCGCTCGGCACCGTGCTGTGCCTGTACCACGCCGATGGCAGCGAGATCGGCGGCTGGCGCCAGGCGGTTTCGGTGCACGCCTGCCAGGGCGTGGACAGCGAAGGCCTGCGCGAAAGCCTGTGTTTCCTCGATGCCCGCGGCCGCTGCGTGTGGCGCCTGTACCTGCTGCCGGACAGTGATTTCCTGGCCTGGGACCGGCTGGTAGCCGCGTTGCCGTCGGCGCCGCCGCGCGATGCCGATGGCAGCGTGGGCGAACGGCTGTGGCGGCGCCTGGCCGGCCACCTGGGCGGGCAGCGCTGGCGCCTGTGCGCACTGCGCCTGCATGCGGCCGAAGAGGGCCGTACGCTGGCCGCCAGCCTGTCCACGCTGTCCTCGCTGGGGGCGGCCACCGCGCGCCGCATCGCCCGCCTGGAAGGTGCAGAGGGCGAACTGGCCATCGATGACTGCTGCTGTGCCGACGCTGCGCGCCGCCCGGCCCCGCGCGCGCCGGACGATCTGCCGCTGGTGCGCCTGTAA
- a CDS encoding DUF6607 family protein, whose translation MKLQTASAMLLLAATGAAHAQPSDIARDHASILAMQGEYTVDFAFDETVLLKPGYERAPAMRSGGNEMVVVVEDSPKRVVLQHLLLDEKSGHVTKHWRQDWVYEAPNRFEFSAEQTWQVRAIPAAQNQGAWTQCVYEVSDAPRYCGTGRWSYDNNVATWTSDLSWRPLPRREYTKRSDYNALAVINRHTLTPNGWTHEQFNTKVQRNADGSQVEIAREFGFNDYIKTTDVDFTPARDYWKATAGYWGKVRQRWDGFLGQAPGVHLKTKLDGMAMIIPLFTQAQDIQDGKKVKDAQIDEVFAKYVEKAPL comes from the coding sequence ATGAAGTTGCAGACAGCCAGTGCGATGCTGCTGCTCGCCGCCACCGGCGCAGCCCACGCCCAGCCCTCCGACATCGCCCGCGACCACGCCAGCATCCTGGCCATGCAGGGCGAATACACCGTGGATTTCGCCTTCGACGAAACCGTACTGCTGAAGCCGGGCTACGAACGCGCGCCGGCCATGCGCAGCGGCGGCAACGAAATGGTGGTGGTGGTGGAAGACAGCCCGAAGCGTGTGGTGCTGCAGCACCTGCTGCTGGATGAAAAAAGCGGCCATGTGACCAAGCACTGGCGGCAGGACTGGGTGTACGAGGCGCCGAACCGTTTCGAATTCAGCGCCGAGCAGACCTGGCAGGTGCGTGCCATCCCGGCAGCGCAGAACCAGGGTGCCTGGACCCAGTGCGTGTACGAAGTGAGTGATGCCCCGCGCTACTGCGGCACCGGGCGCTGGAGCTATGACAACAACGTGGCGACCTGGACCAGCGATCTGAGCTGGCGCCCGTTGCCGCGCCGTGAGTACACCAAGCGCAGCGACTACAACGCGCTGGCGGTGATCAACCGCCACACGCTGACCCCGAACGGCTGGACCCACGAGCAGTTCAACACCAAGGTGCAGCGCAACGCCGATGGCAGCCAGGTGGAAATCGCCCGCGAGTTCGGCTTCAACGACTACATCAAGACCACCGATGTCGATTTCACCCCGGCCCGCGATTACTGGAAGGCCACCGCCGGTTACTGGGGCAAGGTGCGCCAGCGCTGGGACGGCTTCCTTGGCCAGGCCCCGGGCGTGCACCTGAAGACCAAGCTGGATGGCATGGCGATGATCATTCCGCTGTTCACCCAGGCCCAGGACATCCAGGACGGGAAGAAGGTGAAGGACGCGCAGATCGACGAGGTCTTCGCCAAGTACGTGGAAAAGGCGCCTCTGTAG
- a CDS encoding DMT family protein, with amino-acid sequence MPFTAYLYPVLLLVASNVFMTFAWYGHLKYKSAPLMLVIMVSWGIAFFEYCLQVPGNRLGSAVYSAPQLKGMQEVITLLVFAVFSAFYLDQPLKWNHWAAFGLIVIAAFLMFKE; translated from the coding sequence ATGCCGTTCACTGCTTACCTGTACCCGGTGCTGTTGCTGGTGGCCAGCAACGTGTTCATGACCTTTGCCTGGTACGGGCACCTGAAGTACAAGAGCGCGCCGCTGATGCTGGTCATCATGGTCAGCTGGGGCATCGCCTTCTTCGAATACTGCCTGCAGGTGCCGGGCAACCGGCTCGGCAGCGCGGTGTATTCGGCGCCGCAGCTGAAGGGCATGCAGGAAGTGATCACCCTGCTGGTGTTCGCGGTGTTTTCCGCGTTCTACCTGGACCAGCCGCTGAAGTGGAACCACTGGGCCGCGTTCGGGCTGATCGTGATCGCCGCGTTTCTGATGTTCAAGGAATAA
- a CDS encoding FtsX-like permease family protein — translation MNLLRHAWRALRREALAGDLLTVFAALVLGVAVMTAVGTLVNRVNLALTGSAAEMLGGDLGVGSRNEPPAAFAEEAQRRGLAHTRIAGFGSVLFQGDASQMASIKAVEAGYPLRGSLRVRATPGGALIERAGMPPKGQAYADPRLLQALGLKAGDDLEFGAGTLRIAGIIEAEPDTGGDLLTLSPTLLVNRADVDGTGLLGPGSRINYRLMFAGEPAQIAAFRQWLLPQTKGMRVLSVDDTQRGVRQAFDLAGRFLGLSALLAVLLAGVATALAANRFALRRIDQVAVLRCLGARQRDILLGLALQLLMLAVPACAVGIALGMAAQEGLVQVLGSLVPQRLPLPEATPALTGAGIGLLLLFGFGLPPLLRLRGVPPMRVLNRSFAALPPASLLAYVAALGASLLLAVQVTGDLKLALWVLGGLAALALAAGVLGFVLLQVLRGLQHRLHGNWRLGLAALTRRRLLAVMQLVGLSLSLCALLLLAVTGPGLLQQWRERLPADTPNYFLINIQPEQRDSVLATLRGLGADDASIEPMATGRLIAINGKPPLRVDQAAAEGNGANNGPREDDDENRPLNFSWRSTFPPANALLEGRFWQAGSSAAEASVETGWARRYGAHLGDRITIAVGEQQREFTVTSIRKADWNTFRPNFFVLLNPNAVGDTPHNLLSAFHLPAGQAAGLGELVRAQPNLSLLDVDAVISQVRDVMNRVAQAVQLVMVFSLLAGVLVLLAALQATAGERRYDSAVLRTLGATRRQLRGAVLVEFGALGTLAATLAVGAAAAIGLLVSQKVFELPLLPPWPGLLLGGVLGIGLSLLAGWWGTRRILHTPPALALREA, via the coding sequence ATGAACCTGCTGCGCCATGCCTGGCGTGCGCTGCGCCGCGAAGCGCTGGCCGGCGACCTGCTGACCGTGTTCGCCGCGCTGGTGCTGGGCGTGGCGGTGATGACCGCCGTGGGCACCCTGGTGAACCGGGTGAACCTGGCCCTGACCGGCAGTGCCGCCGAAATGCTGGGCGGCGACCTGGGCGTGGGCAGCCGCAACGAACCGCCGGCCGCCTTTGCCGAGGAAGCGCAGCGGCGCGGCCTGGCCCATACCCGCATTGCCGGCTTCGGCAGCGTACTGTTCCAGGGCGATGCCAGCCAGATGGCCAGCATCAAGGCGGTGGAAGCGGGCTACCCGCTGCGCGGCAGCCTGCGCGTGCGTGCCACCCCGGGCGGGGCGCTGATCGAGCGCGCCGGCATGCCGCCCAAGGGCCAGGCCTACGCCGACCCGCGGCTGCTGCAGGCGCTGGGCCTGAAGGCCGGCGACGATCTGGAATTCGGCGCGGGCACGCTGCGCATTGCCGGCATCATCGAAGCCGAGCCGGATACCGGCGGCGACCTGCTGACGCTGTCCCCTACCCTGCTGGTGAACCGCGCCGACGTGGACGGCACCGGCCTGCTCGGCCCCGGCAGCCGCATCAACTACCGCTTGATGTTCGCCGGCGAACCGGCGCAGATTGCCGCGTTCCGGCAGTGGCTGCTGCCCCAGACCAAGGGCATGCGCGTGCTGAGCGTGGATGACACCCAGCGCGGGGTGCGCCAGGCCTTCGATCTGGCGGGCCGTTTCCTGGGCCTGAGCGCGCTGCTGGCGGTGCTGCTGGCCGGCGTGGCCACCGCCCTGGCCGCCAACCGCTTCGCCCTGCGCCGCATCGACCAGGTGGCCGTGCTGCGCTGCCTGGGCGCGCGCCAGCGCGACATCCTGCTGGGCCTGGCCCTGCAGTTGCTGATGCTGGCGGTGCCGGCCTGTGCCGTGGGCATCGCGCTGGGCATGGCCGCGCAGGAAGGCCTGGTACAGGTGCTGGGCAGTCTGGTGCCGCAGCGCCTGCCGCTGCCTGAAGCCACCCCGGCACTGACCGGCGCCGGCATCGGCCTGTTGCTGCTGTTCGGCTTCGGCCTGCCGCCGCTGCTGCGCCTGCGTGGGGTGCCGCCGATGCGGGTGCTGAACCGTTCGTTCGCCGCACTGCCACCGGCCTCGCTGCTGGCCTATGTGGCCGCGCTGGGCGCCAGCCTGCTGTTGGCGGTGCAGGTAACCGGCGATCTGAAACTGGCGCTGTGGGTGCTGGGTGGGCTGGCCGCGCTGGCGCTGGCCGCCGGCGTGCTCGGCTTTGTGCTGCTGCAGGTGCTGCGCGGCCTGCAGCACCGCCTGCATGGCAACTGGCGGCTGGGCCTGGCCGCACTGACCCGGCGCCGCCTGCTGGCGGTAATGCAGCTGGTAGGCCTGTCGCTGTCGCTGTGCGCGCTGCTGTTGCTGGCAGTGACCGGACCGGGCCTGCTGCAGCAGTGGCGCGAGCGCCTGCCGGCCGATACCCCGAATTACTTCCTGATCAACATCCAGCCCGAACAGCGCGACAGCGTGCTGGCCACCCTGCGAGGCCTGGGCGCGGACGATGCCAGCATCGAACCGATGGCCACCGGCCGCCTGATCGCGATCAACGGCAAGCCGCCGCTGCGCGTGGACCAGGCCGCTGCCGAAGGCAACGGGGCGAACAATGGCCCGCGCGAGGACGACGACGAGAACCGCCCGCTGAACTTCAGTTGGCGCAGCACCTTCCCACCGGCCAATGCGCTGCTGGAAGGCCGCTTCTGGCAGGCCGGCAGCAGCGCTGCGGAAGCGTCGGTGGAAACCGGCTGGGCGCGGCGCTACGGCGCGCACCTGGGCGATCGCATCACCATTGCCGTCGGCGAGCAGCAGCGCGAGTTCACCGTTACCAGTATCCGCAAGGCCGACTGGAACACCTTCCGGCCGAACTTCTTCGTGCTGCTGAACCCCAACGCGGTGGGCGATACCCCGCACAACCTGCTGTCGGCCTTCCATCTGCCCGCCGGCCAGGCCGCGGGTCTGGGTGAGCTGGTGCGGGCGCAGCCCAACCTGTCCCTGCTGGATGTGGACGCGGTGATTTCGCAGGTGCGCGATGTGATGAACCGGGTCGCGCAGGCGGTGCAGCTGGTGATGGTGTTCAGCCTGCTGGCCGGCGTGCTGGTGCTGCTGGCGGCGCTGCAGGCCACCGCCGGCGAGCGCCGCTACGACAGCGCGGTGCTGCGCACGCTGGGCGCCACCCGCCGCCAGCTGCGCGGCGCGGTGCTGGTGGAATTCGGTGCGCTGGGCACCCTGGCCGCCACGCTGGCCGTGGGTGCAGCGGCGGCGATCGGCCTGCTGGTCTCGCAGAAGGTGTTCGAACTGCCGCTGCTGCCGCCCTGGCCGGGCCTGCTGCTGGGCGGCGTGCTGGGCATCGGCCTGAGCCTGCTGGCCGGCTGGTGGGGTACCCGTCGGATCCTGCACACCCCGCCGGCGCTGGCCCTGCGCGAGGCCTGA
- a CDS encoding ATP-binding cassette domain-containing protein, producing MQGPEGEVHILDNITLTVHEGTSVAIVGASGSGKTTLLGLLAGLDLPSHGRIALAGQELGALDEEARAQLRAREVGFVFQSFHLLPALTAAENVALPLELAGREDPARVQQVLEAVGLAHRARHYPRQLSGGEQQRVALARAFVSRPRILFADEPTGSLDQATGQHISDLLFELNASSGTTLVLVTHDLRLAQRCQHIHRIDNGRLQDVAHEAHA from the coding sequence GTGCAGGGCCCGGAGGGTGAAGTCCACATACTGGACAACATCACCCTGACCGTCCATGAAGGCACCAGCGTGGCCATTGTCGGCGCCTCCGGTTCCGGCAAGACCACCCTGCTGGGCCTGCTGGCCGGGCTGGACCTGCCCAGCCACGGCCGCATCGCCCTGGCCGGGCAGGAGCTGGGCGCGCTGGACGAAGAAGCGCGGGCACAACTGCGCGCGCGCGAAGTCGGCTTCGTGTTCCAGAGCTTCCACCTGCTGCCGGCGCTGACCGCCGCCGAGAACGTGGCCCTGCCGCTGGAACTGGCCGGCCGCGAAGACCCGGCCCGCGTGCAGCAGGTGCTGGAGGCGGTGGGCCTGGCCCATCGTGCCCGCCACTACCCGCGCCAGTTGTCCGGTGGCGAGCAGCAGCGCGTGGCCCTGGCCCGCGCCTTCGTCAGCCGCCCGCGCATCCTGTTCGCCGATGAGCCCACCGGCTCGCTGGACCAGGCTACCGGCCAGCACATCAGCGACCTGCTGTTCGAACTCAATGCCAGCAGTGGCACCACCCTGGTGCTGGTCACCCATGATCTGCGCCTGGCGCAACGCTGCCAGCACATCCATCGCATCGACAACGGCCGCCTGCAGGACGTCGCCCACGAGGCGCACGCATGA
- a CDS encoding arylesterase, giving the protein MRVTGWSRQAGTMMVLLLGLLLAPLLACAKGPGGTVLVLGDSLSAAHNIPADAGWVSLLDKRVRQQSKTPPRIVNASMSGETTAGALTRLPGLLARETPSVVVIALGGNDALRGLTPLQVRGNLEKMVQASQKAGAKVLLLGIDVPPNYGPGYRQRLAAVYRGLADQYKVPLLPFLLEGVALQPGLMQADGLHPTAQAQPKVLDNVWPLLKPLL; this is encoded by the coding sequence ATGCGCGTTACAGGATGGAGCCGGCAAGCCGGCACGATGATGGTGCTGCTGCTAGGGTTGCTGCTGGCGCCCCTGCTGGCCTGTGCCAAAGGTCCGGGCGGCACCGTGCTGGTGCTGGGCGACAGTCTCAGTGCTGCCCACAATATCCCGGCCGATGCCGGCTGGGTCAGCCTGCTGGACAAGCGGGTCAGGCAGCAGTCGAAAACCCCGCCGCGCATCGTCAATGCCAGCATGAGCGGGGAAACCACCGCCGGCGCGCTGACCCGCCTGCCCGGCCTGCTGGCGCGGGAAACGCCCAGCGTGGTGGTGATCGCCCTGGGCGGCAACGATGCCCTGCGCGGGCTGACCCCGCTGCAGGTGCGCGGCAACCTGGAAAAGATGGTGCAGGCCAGCCAGAAGGCCGGGGCCAAGGTGCTGCTGCTGGGCATCGACGTACCGCCCAACTACGGCCCGGGCTACCGCCAGCGTCTGGCCGCGGTCTACCGGGGCCTGGCCGACCAGTACAAGGTGCCGCTGCTGCCGTTCCTGCTGGAAGGCGTGGCCCTGCAGCCGGGGCTGATGCAGGCCGACGGCCTGCACCCCACCGCCCAGGCGCAGCCGAAGGTGCTGGACAACGTGTGGCCGCTGCTCAAACCCCTGCTATGA